A single Bifidobacterium scardovii JCM 12489 = DSM 13734 DNA region contains:
- a CDS encoding pseudouridine synthase, producing the protein MPNAYSRAAKAQDSNQEGIRLQKLLAQAGFGSRRKCEQIITEGRVEVDGELVTELGTRVDIDRQQVRVDGSRIRLNPNHVTLALNKPRRVLSTMDDPKGRYTLRDIVGDKYERIFHMGRLDYDSEGLILMTNDGELSQHVMHPKYEVEKTYIATVSGRISGTVCRRLVTTGVQLDDGWIKLDHCAIIDANRDSTIVKVVLHSGKNRIVRRIFGSIGFPVKRLVRTQIGPIKLGELKSGSYRVLSQAEVRSLSKEVGL; encoded by the coding sequence ATGCCAAACGCATATTCCCGCGCCGCGAAGGCGCAAGACAGTAATCAGGAAGGCATTCGCCTGCAGAAGCTGCTGGCGCAGGCCGGATTCGGATCCCGCCGCAAGTGCGAGCAGATCATCACCGAAGGACGCGTCGAGGTCGACGGGGAGCTGGTCACCGAGCTCGGCACGCGCGTCGACATCGACCGTCAGCAGGTGCGCGTCGACGGATCGCGCATCCGCCTCAACCCGAACCACGTCACGCTGGCGCTCAACAAGCCGCGCCGCGTGCTGAGCACGATGGACGACCCGAAGGGCCGCTACACGCTGCGCGACATCGTCGGCGACAAATACGAGCGCATCTTCCACATGGGCCGCCTGGACTACGATTCCGAGGGCCTGATCCTCATGACGAACGACGGCGAGCTGAGCCAGCACGTCATGCACCCCAAGTACGAGGTCGAAAAGACCTATATCGCCACCGTTTCGGGCCGCATCAGCGGCACCGTGTGCCGCCGCCTGGTCACCACGGGCGTGCAGCTGGACGACGGATGGATCAAGCTCGACCACTGCGCGATCATCGACGCGAACCGCGATTCGACCATCGTCAAGGTCGTGCTGCATTCGGGCAAGAACCGCATCGTGCGCCGCATCTTCGGCTCGATCGGCTTCCCCGTCAAGCGCCTCGTGCGCACGCAGATCGGCCCGATCAAGCTCGGCGAGCTGAAGTCCGGGTCGTACCGCGTGCTCTCGCAGGCCGAGGTGCGTTCCCTCTCGAAGGAGGTTGGGCTGTGA
- a CDS encoding MIP/aquaporin family protein: MTAFEAQDDSKAAGAHSLAERALAELAGSFLICFAIYVVCSLGSSIYGLNMAFIAAGVALAYGAVTWMLGSVSGGQFNPAVTVAAMLASKTRAVDGVAYIVAQLVGAIGAGALLRFLLPTSDSIAMKVWLTPAVNGFGEGSVAYSTVNSVGISFGITLAIVVEVVAGLIVVGTAMRSTDESGRPGASYAPAMGAAYGVGAAITYPVTGAALNPARATGIAVFAQGQGLTTEPLQQLWVFWVCPVLAAAVVALVMIVAQMAKDAAAKKRAAAAAAEAPESADADVFADQDFADQDSAEQDSAEQADAEVDGEQPDAQRDADEGVERH, translated from the coding sequence ATGACTGCTTTTGAAGCACAAGACGATAGCAAGGCGGCCGGTGCGCACTCGCTGGCCGAACGCGCCCTGGCCGAGCTGGCCGGCAGCTTCCTGATCTGCTTCGCGATCTATGTGGTGTGCTCGTTGGGCTCCTCGATCTACGGCCTGAACATGGCGTTCATCGCCGCCGGGGTCGCCCTGGCCTACGGCGCCGTGACCTGGATGCTCGGCTCCGTCTCCGGGGGCCAGTTCAACCCGGCGGTGACCGTCGCCGCCATGCTCGCCTCCAAGACGCGCGCGGTCGACGGCGTCGCGTACATCGTGGCCCAGCTGGTCGGCGCCATCGGCGCCGGTGCCCTGCTGCGCTTCCTGCTGCCGACCTCCGACTCGATCGCGATGAAGGTGTGGCTCACCCCGGCCGTCAACGGCTTCGGCGAGGGCTCCGTCGCCTATTCGACGGTCAACTCCGTGGGCATCAGCTTCGGCATCACGCTGGCGATCGTCGTCGAGGTGGTCGCCGGCCTGATCGTCGTCGGCACGGCGATGCGCTCCACCGACGAGTCCGGACGCCCCGGCGCCTCCTACGCGCCGGCGATGGGCGCCGCCTACGGCGTCGGCGCCGCGATCACCTATCCGGTCACGGGCGCCGCGCTCAACCCGGCCCGCGCCACCGGCATCGCGGTCTTCGCCCAGGGCCAGGGCCTGACCACCGAGCCCCTGCAGCAGCTGTGGGTGTTCTGGGTGTGCCCGGTGCTGGCGGCCGCCGTGGTGGCGCTGGTGATGATCGTCGCGCAGATGGCGAAGGACGCCGCCGCCAAGAAGCGCGCCGCGGCAGCCGCCGCGGAGGCGCCCGAGAGCGCCGACGCCGACGTGTTCGCGGATCAGGACTTCGCCGACCAGGACTCAGCCGAGCAGGACTCAGCCGAGCAGGCCGACGCTGAAGTGGACGGCGAGCAGCCCGATGCCCAGCGCGATGCCGATGAAGGCGTCGAACGCCACTGA
- the purH gene encoding bifunctional phosphoribosylaminoimidazolecarboxamide formyltransferase/IMP cyclohydrolase: protein MTNTNRPIRRALVSVFHKEGIEVLAKAFITAGVEVVSTGSTAKRLADLGVPVTEVSTVTGFPESLDGRVKTLDPHIHAGILADMTNPDHAAQLEQLGIKPFDLVVVNLYPFADTVRSGADEAATIEKIDIGGPSMVRGAAKNSATVAIVTDPADYALVASRVANGEGFSLPERRWLAAKAFAHTAAYDATINEWTSKHWPKPDTVTTEGDDGQPAVDDKKFPASFTRTWDRSHTLRYGENSHQQAALYLDPLETGGFAHAEQLGGKPMSYNNYVDADAAWRAVWDLAPQIAVAVVKHNNPCGLAIGATAAEAHRKAHACDPMSAYGGVIACNTTVTLEMAESVRPIFTEVIVAPDYEPAALELLQTKKKNLRILKVAEPPKGHEQFRQIDGGLLVQDMDLINATGDDPDAWKLVSGEPADAQTLNDLLFAWRAIRCVKSNAILIAHDQATVGIGMGQVNRVDSCHLAVERANTLADGADRVTGSVAASDAFFPFADGAEILIKAGVKAIVQPGGSIRDEEVIEAAKQAGVTMYLTGTRHFFH from the coding sequence ATGACGAACACGAACCGACCGATACGACGGGCACTGGTTTCCGTCTTCCACAAGGAGGGCATCGAGGTGCTCGCCAAGGCGTTCATCACAGCCGGCGTCGAAGTGGTGTCCACCGGTTCCACGGCGAAGCGCCTCGCCGATCTTGGCGTGCCCGTGACCGAGGTGTCCACGGTCACCGGCTTCCCCGAAAGCCTGGACGGCCGCGTCAAGACGCTCGACCCGCACATCCACGCCGGCATCCTCGCCGACATGACGAACCCGGATCACGCGGCCCAGCTGGAGCAGCTGGGCATCAAGCCCTTCGATCTGGTCGTCGTGAACCTGTACCCGTTCGCCGACACCGTGCGCTCCGGCGCCGACGAGGCAGCCACGATCGAGAAGATCGACATCGGCGGCCCCTCCATGGTGCGCGGCGCCGCCAAGAACAGCGCCACCGTCGCGATCGTCACCGACCCGGCCGACTATGCGCTCGTCGCCTCCCGCGTCGCCAACGGCGAGGGATTCAGCCTGCCCGAGCGCCGCTGGCTCGCCGCCAAGGCGTTCGCGCACACCGCCGCCTACGACGCGACGATCAACGAGTGGACCTCCAAGCACTGGCCGAAGCCCGATACCGTCACGACCGAGGGCGACGACGGCCAGCCGGCGGTGGACGACAAGAAGTTCCCCGCGTCCTTCACCCGCACGTGGGACCGCTCGCACACGCTGCGCTACGGCGAGAACTCCCATCAGCAGGCCGCCCTGTACCTCGACCCGCTGGAGACCGGCGGCTTCGCGCACGCCGAGCAGCTCGGCGGCAAGCCGATGAGCTACAACAACTATGTGGACGCCGACGCCGCGTGGCGCGCCGTGTGGGATCTCGCCCCGCAGATCGCCGTCGCCGTCGTCAAGCACAACAACCCGTGCGGCCTGGCCATCGGCGCCACCGCGGCGGAGGCGCACCGCAAGGCGCACGCCTGCGACCCGATGAGCGCCTACGGCGGCGTGATCGCGTGCAACACGACCGTCACGCTGGAGATGGCCGAAAGCGTTCGCCCGATCTTCACCGAGGTCATCGTCGCGCCCGACTACGAACCGGCCGCCCTTGAACTGCTGCAGACCAAGAAGAAGAACCTGCGTATCCTCAAGGTCGCCGAGCCGCCGAAGGGCCACGAGCAGTTCCGCCAGATCGACGGCGGTCTGCTGGTGCAGGACATGGACCTGATCAACGCCACCGGCGACGATCCGGATGCATGGAAGCTCGTGTCCGGCGAGCCGGCCGACGCGCAGACGCTCAACGACCTGCTGTTCGCCTGGCGCGCGATCCGCTGCGTCAAGTCGAACGCGATCCTGATCGCCCACGATCAGGCCACGGTCGGCATCGGCATGGGCCAGGTCAACCGCGTCGACTCCTGCCACCTGGCGGTCGAGCGCGCCAACACGCTGGCCGACGGCGCCGACCGCGTCACCGGTTCGGTGGCCGCGTCCGACGCGTTCTTCCCGTTCGCCGACGGCGCCGAGATCCTCATCAAGGCCGGCGTCAAGGCGATCGTGCAGCCGGGCGGATCCATCCGCGACGAGGAGGTCATCGAGGCCGCGAAGCAGGCCGGCGTGACCATGTACCTGACCGGTACCCGCCACTTCTTCCACTGA
- a CDS encoding cell division protein PerM, which yields MIARITPWAKGALTAMAAMAVFAVSLGCFIALMLLVISMEEGGGNLSSYAVSLTCAVMLLSQGVGFIASPVTLTLVPLLLTLLLVGVVRAFAQRFSTSIAGYCSGLAVWLVMTGLLRHGTAAGLTDDLWVVLAKGAVVFSAGYALAALPASGAAAKAMRALHDVMGPELRRTVRVGLTMGMATLAGYLCAGMVTVIVWSVQNHAAMGRLFSMIGMGTGSRIVTTIACLAWLPNLCIWAMSWVFGGGFAIGDLGSFTLWIGQSSSLPAIPVFGLLPQPVADDRVRMLLMSVPLACGLVSGLIAMWSRRGFAVRAGSPERRLDVRATIVSFAYPAGAFCIAGAMLSVMSSLVFLLSNGGLGEGRLAHLGVDVMQSTQTIARPTAIGLFAAWLLSLIGMAAIFGIRWASRRVRERASAAPAAHDAPADDDRPRAPRTTASMPGRGPQSSQAPTQATKEE from the coding sequence ATGATCGCACGCATCACACCATGGGCCAAGGGGGCGCTGACGGCGATGGCGGCCATGGCCGTGTTCGCCGTGTCGCTCGGCTGCTTCATCGCCCTGATGCTGCTGGTCATCTCGATGGAGGAGGGCGGGGGCAATCTCTCCTCCTATGCCGTGTCGCTCACTTGCGCCGTCATGCTGCTGAGCCAGGGCGTCGGCTTCATCGCGTCCCCGGTCACGCTCACCCTGGTGCCCCTGCTGCTGACCCTGCTGCTGGTCGGCGTGGTACGCGCCTTCGCGCAGCGGTTCTCCACCAGCATTGCCGGCTATTGCTCCGGTCTGGCGGTATGGCTGGTGATGACCGGTCTGCTGCGCCACGGCACGGCCGCCGGCCTGACGGACGACCTGTGGGTCGTGCTGGCCAAAGGCGCCGTGGTCTTCTCCGCCGGCTACGCGCTGGCTGCCCTGCCGGCGTCGGGCGCCGCCGCCAAGGCGATGCGCGCGCTGCACGACGTCATGGGGCCCGAGCTGCGCCGCACGGTGCGCGTCGGACTCACGATGGGCATGGCCACGCTGGCGGGGTACCTGTGCGCCGGCATGGTCACCGTCATCGTCTGGAGCGTGCAGAACCACGCCGCGATGGGCCGCCTGTTCTCCATGATCGGCATGGGCACCGGCTCGCGGATCGTCACGACGATCGCCTGCCTGGCATGGCTGCCGAATCTGTGCATCTGGGCGATGTCGTGGGTATTCGGCGGGGGATTCGCCATCGGCGATCTCGGCTCGTTCACCCTGTGGATCGGGCAGTCCTCCTCGTTGCCGGCGATCCCCGTGTTCGGCCTGCTCCCGCAACCGGTGGCCGACGACCGCGTGCGCATGCTGCTCATGTCGGTGCCGCTGGCCTGCGGGCTGGTCTCCGGCCTGATCGCGATGTGGTCGCGCCGCGGGTTCGCCGTGCGGGCCGGTTCCCCCGAACGCCGGCTCGACGTGCGCGCCACGATCGTCTCGTTCGCCTACCCGGCCGGCGCGTTCTGCATCGCCGGGGCGATGCTGTCGGTCATGTCCTCGCTGGTCTTTCTGCTGTCCAACGGCGGATTGGGCGAAGGGCGCCTCGCGCATCTCGGCGTCGACGTCATGCAGTCGACGCAGACGATCGCCCGGCCGACCGCGATCGGGCTGTTCGCGGCCTGGCTGCTGTCGCTGATTGGCATGGCCGCCATTTTCGGGATACGCTGGGCCTCACGGCGGGTGCGCGAACGCGCCTCCGCGGCGCCGGCGGCCCACGACGCGCCGGCGGACGACGATCGGCCGCGCGCCCCGCGAACCACCGCAAGCATGCCCGGACGCGGGCCCCAATCTTCACAAGCACCAACGCAAGCAACCAAGGAGGAATAG
- the sucD gene encoding succinate--CoA ligase subunit alpha, with translation MALFIEDGAPVIVQGMTGHQGMTHTARMLRAGTNIVGGVNPRKAGTTVTFPAARDGVDAEVPVYATCAEAREATGAKASVVFVPPRFAKGAVVEAVEAGIELIVVITEGIPVADSAYFVELALRKGIRIVGPNCPGLMTLPSSPQSHGVNLGIIPDGIVSRGPLGLVSKSGTLTYQLMGELSDIGFTACLGAGGDPIVGTTLQEALEAFEADENTKAVVMIGEIGGSAEQDAARWAAEHMTKPVVAYIAGFTAPEGKQMGHAGAIVSGGKGTAKDKKEALEAVGIRVGRTPGQTADIMREVLAEHSLI, from the coding sequence ATGGCATTGTTCATCGAAGACGGCGCCCCGGTCATCGTCCAGGGCATGACCGGCCACCAGGGCATGACCCACACCGCGCGCATGCTCAGGGCCGGCACGAACATCGTCGGCGGCGTGAACCCGCGCAAGGCCGGCACCACGGTCACCTTCCCCGCGGCGCGTGACGGCGTCGACGCCGAGGTCCCGGTCTACGCCACCTGCGCCGAGGCGCGCGAGGCCACCGGCGCCAAGGCCAGCGTGGTGTTCGTGCCGCCTCGGTTCGCCAAGGGGGCGGTCGTGGAGGCCGTGGAAGCGGGCATCGAGCTGATCGTGGTCATCACCGAGGGCATCCCGGTCGCCGACAGCGCCTACTTCGTGGAGCTTGCGCTGCGCAAGGGCATCCGCATCGTCGGGCCGAACTGCCCGGGGCTCATGACGCTGCCCTCCTCGCCGCAGTCGCACGGCGTGAACCTGGGCATCATCCCCGACGGCATCGTCTCGCGCGGTCCGCTCGGCCTGGTCTCCAAGTCCGGAACCCTGACCTATCAGCTGATGGGCGAGCTGAGCGACATCGGCTTCACCGCGTGCCTCGGCGCCGGCGGCGATCCGATCGTCGGCACCACGCTGCAGGAGGCGCTCGAGGCCTTCGAGGCGGACGAGAACACCAAGGCCGTCGTCATGATCGGCGAGATCGGCGGCAGCGCCGAACAGGACGCCGCCCGGTGGGCCGCCGAGCACATGACCAAGCCGGTCGTCGCCTACATCGCCGGGTTCACCGCGCCCGAAGGCAAGCAGATGGGCCATGCCGGCGCCATCGTCTCGGGCGGCAAGGGCACCGCGAAGGACAAGAAGGAGGCGCTCGAGGCCGTCGGCATCCGCGTCGGCAGAACCCCCGGCCAGACCGCCGACATCATGCGTGAGGTGCTCGCCGAACATTCGCTGATATGA
- the sucC gene encoding ADP-forming succinate--CoA ligase subunit beta, which yields MDLYEYQARELLEEQDIPTPRAIYAQNSHEVAEAADKLGYPCVIKAQVKIGHRGQAGGVKLARNRDEAILLAEGILPMTIHGHKVHGVLVAQAENILHEYYVSISVDRSSRDFDVLATANGGTEVEQIAKEHPEAVKRLHIDALGDFDLEAATAMANSIGFYHADENQAAQILLKMWQCFKNTDATLVEINPLAKIGDPDDESSKSLCALDAKISLDDNAAFRHDDWKRFADSVDADPYELRAREHGLHYVHLHGEVGVIGNGAGLVMSSLDAVSGAGQEQGTGVKPANFLDIGGGASAEVMASSLEIVLADPQVRSVFVNVYGGITSCAQVAEGILGALDALHAAKPIVVRFDGNAADEGLRILAHANNPNLHVADTMEQAAQQAARLAADAADAKEND from the coding sequence ATGGATCTGTATGAATACCAGGCACGGGAGCTGCTCGAGGAGCAGGACATCCCCACGCCGCGCGCGATCTACGCGCAGAACTCGCATGAGGTCGCCGAGGCGGCCGACAAGCTCGGCTATCCGTGCGTCATCAAGGCGCAGGTGAAGATCGGCCATCGCGGCCAGGCCGGCGGCGTCAAGCTCGCCAGGAACCGCGACGAGGCCATCCTGCTCGCCGAAGGCATCCTGCCCATGACCATCCACGGCCACAAGGTGCACGGCGTGCTCGTCGCGCAGGCCGAGAACATCCTGCACGAGTACTACGTGTCCATCTCCGTGGACCGTTCCTCGCGCGACTTCGACGTGCTGGCCACGGCCAACGGCGGCACCGAGGTCGAGCAGATCGCCAAGGAGCACCCGGAGGCCGTCAAGCGCCTGCACATCGACGCGCTCGGCGACTTCGACCTCGAGGCGGCGACCGCCATGGCCAACAGCATCGGCTTCTACCACGCCGACGAGAACCAGGCGGCGCAGATCCTGCTCAAGATGTGGCAGTGCTTCAAGAACACCGACGCCACGCTGGTGGAGATCAACCCGCTCGCCAAGATCGGCGATCCCGACGACGAGTCCTCGAAGTCCCTGTGCGCGCTCGACGCGAAGATCTCGCTGGACGACAACGCCGCATTCCGCCACGACGACTGGAAGCGCTTCGCCGATTCGGTGGATGCCGACCCTTACGAGCTGCGTGCCCGCGAGCACGGCCTGCACTACGTGCACCTGCACGGCGAGGTCGGCGTGATCGGCAACGGCGCCGGCCTGGTCATGAGCTCCCTGGACGCCGTGTCCGGCGCCGGCCAGGAGCAGGGCACCGGAGTCAAGCCCGCCAACTTCCTCGACATCGGCGGCGGCGCCTCGGCCGAGGTCATGGCCTCCAGCCTGGAGATCGTGCTCGCCGACCCGCAGGTCAGGTCCGTGTTCGTCAACGTGTACGGCGGCATCACCTCCTGCGCGCAGGTCGCCGAAGGCATCCTCGGGGCGCTCGACGCCCTGCACGCGGCCAAGCCGATCGTGGTGCGCTTCGACGGCAACGCGGCCGACGAGGGCCTGAGGATCCTCGCCCACGCGAACAACCCGAACCTGCACGTCGCGGACACCATGGAGCAGGCCGCCCAGCAGGCCGCCCGCCTCGCGGCCGACGCGGCAGACGCAAAGGAGAACGACTGA
- a CDS encoding adenine phosphoribosyltransferase — protein sequence MSSDITITQLDRIGREQAQYLVSRIRSVPGFPKEGIIFRDFMPVLADPKALCLLMEGLEAALPVPADSFDAVAGLEARGFLFGPALAAHLGKGFLAIRKAGKLPPDTIAESYDLEYGTASVEIETDLVRPGERVLIVDDLIATGGTAKAAADLIRQAGGEVAGFGFVMELEGLGGVASLGDVPTSSLVTMPA from the coding sequence ATGTCATCGGATATCACGATCACGCAATTGGACAGGATCGGTCGGGAGCAGGCCCAGTACCTGGTCTCCCGCATCCGTTCCGTGCCGGGCTTCCCCAAAGAGGGCATCATCTTCCGTGATTTCATGCCCGTGTTGGCCGATCCCAAGGCGCTGTGCCTGCTGATGGAGGGACTCGAGGCCGCGCTGCCGGTTCCCGCCGACTCCTTCGACGCGGTCGCCGGGCTCGAGGCGAGGGGATTCCTGTTCGGCCCGGCCCTCGCCGCGCATCTGGGCAAGGGGTTCCTCGCCATCCGCAAGGCCGGCAAGCTGCCCCCCGACACCATCGCCGAATCCTATGACCTCGAATACGGCACCGCCTCGGTGGAGATCGAGACCGATCTCGTCCGGCCGGGCGAGCGCGTGCTCATCGTCGACGACCTGATCGCCACGGGCGGCACCGCCAAGGCGGCGGCCGACCTGATCCGCCAGGCGGGCGGCGAGGTCGCCGGCTTCGGCTTCGTCATGGAGCTCGAAGGCCTTGGCGGCGTCGCCAGTCTCGGCGACGTGCCGACCAGCTCGCTGGTCACCATGCCGGCCTGA
- a CDS encoding preprotein translocase subunit YajC — MIGMMWWQSRKAKQQQQEKQDFRANLQPGTEVITIGGVIGKVVSVDTQYEEIVIDSEGSKLRFGFNAISREYVRPAYVSDDEVDENGNPLPQDGGDEAQVPVEQTIEAQPAEAASDDETASGAGASSDEAK, encoded by the coding sequence ATGATCGGCATGATGTGGTGGCAGTCGCGCAAGGCGAAGCAGCAGCAGCAGGAGAAGCAGGATTTCCGCGCCAACCTGCAGCCCGGCACCGAGGTCATCACCATCGGCGGCGTGATTGGCAAGGTCGTGTCCGTCGACACGCAGTATGAGGAGATCGTCATCGATTCCGAGGGCTCGAAGCTGCGCTTCGGCTTCAACGCGATCAGCCGCGAGTACGTGCGCCCGGCCTATGTGAGCGACGACGAGGTGGACGAGAACGGCAACCCGCTGCCGCAGGACGGCGGCGACGAGGCACAGGTGCCGGTGGAGCAGACCATCGAGGCACAGCCCGCCGAGGCCGCGTCCGATGACGAGACCGCGAGCGGCGCCGGCGCGTCCTCCGACGAGGCGAAGTGA
- the ruvB gene encoding Holliday junction branch migration DNA helicase RuvB codes for MAYNERTDERTEGEQPNTGANEESLRMVSAAPIGNEPVSDEELRPHVLDGFIGQPRLKAQLQLFLDAARKREVPPDHILLAGPPGLGKTTLAMIVANELGVPIRITSGPAIQHAGDLASILSSLDAGEVLFIDEIHRLPRAAEELLYIAMEDFRVDVMVGKGPGASSIPLTLPRFTVIGATTREGMLPSPLRARFGFTAHLDFYPHEELEKLIERSSLVLGVRLVEDAAHEMAVRSRGTPRIANRLLRRVRDWAIVHDLDKVGADDVKEALSLYQIDAEGLDRLDIAVLNAIVRQFNGGPVGLNTLSAMVGEEAETVETVCEPYLVREGFLVRTPKGRVATEKAWGHLGLHPRDDVSKLF; via the coding sequence ATGGCATACAACGAGCGCACCGACGAGCGCACCGAAGGCGAGCAGCCCAACACCGGCGCGAACGAGGAGTCGCTGCGCATGGTGTCCGCCGCGCCGATCGGCAATGAGCCGGTCAGCGACGAGGAGCTGCGCCCCCATGTGCTTGACGGCTTCATCGGCCAGCCCCGGCTCAAGGCGCAGCTGCAGCTGTTCCTCGACGCGGCCCGCAAGCGCGAGGTGCCCCCCGACCACATCCTGCTCGCCGGCCCTCCGGGCCTTGGCAAGACCACCCTGGCGATGATCGTGGCCAACGAGCTCGGCGTGCCCATCCGCATCACCTCCGGCCCGGCCATCCAGCACGCCGGCGACCTCGCGTCGATCCTGAGCTCGCTGGACGCCGGCGAAGTGCTGTTCATCGACGAGATCCACCGCCTGCCGCGGGCCGCCGAGGAGCTGCTGTACATCGCGATGGAGGACTTCCGCGTCGACGTGATGGTCGGCAAGGGGCCGGGGGCCTCCTCGATCCCGCTGACGCTGCCCCGGTTCACGGTGATCGGCGCCACCACGCGCGAGGGCATGCTGCCCTCGCCGCTGCGCGCGCGGTTCGGCTTCACCGCGCATCTGGACTTCTACCCGCACGAGGAGCTGGAGAAGCTCATCGAGCGCTCCTCGCTCGTGCTGGGCGTGCGGCTGGTCGAGGACGCGGCCCACGAGATGGCCGTGCGTTCCCGCGGCACGCCGCGTATCGCCAACCGCCTGCTGCGCCGCGTGCGCGACTGGGCCATCGTCCACGATCTGGATAAGGTCGGCGCGGATGACGTCAAGGAGGCGCTGTCCCTGTACCAGATCGACGCCGAGGGGCTCGACCGGCTCGACATCGCCGTGCTCAACGCCATCGTCAGGCAGTTCAACGGCGGCCCGGTCGGTCTGAACACGCTGTCGGCCATGGTCGGCGAGGAGGCGGAGACCGTCGAGACGGTATGCGAGCCGTACCTGGTGCGCGAGGGATTCCTCGTGCGCACGCCCAAAGGCCGCGTGGCGACGGAGAAGGCATGGGGGCATTTGGGGCTCCACCCCCGCGATGATGTCAGCAAGCTATTCTAA
- the ruvA gene encoding Holliday junction branch migration protein RuvA, with translation MIGMLSGRVAEVNADHAIIEVGGVGYETRMPSADLSALHAGQETRVYTSLSVSQDAITLFGFLSSASKRMFLQLQKVSGIGPKVALSLLSTLPPDRLAKAVADGDAAALAKAPGLGKKGAQKIILELKGSIDLDSIEAGPAPARRQEGDPHTAQVVEGLMSLGWRQPDAQAAVETACAANGITLPLAAEDVPRALKLALASLDRGR, from the coding sequence ATGATTGGAATGCTCAGCGGCCGCGTCGCCGAGGTGAACGCGGACCATGCCATCATCGAGGTCGGCGGCGTCGGGTACGAGACCCGGATGCCCTCGGCCGACCTGTCTGCGCTGCACGCCGGGCAGGAGACGCGCGTGTACACGTCGCTGAGCGTGTCGCAGGACGCGATCACGCTGTTCGGGTTCCTGTCGTCGGCGTCCAAGCGCATGTTCCTGCAGCTGCAGAAGGTCAGCGGCATCGGCCCCAAGGTGGCGCTGTCGCTGCTGTCGACGCTGCCGCCGGACCGGCTGGCCAAGGCCGTCGCCGACGGCGACGCCGCGGCCCTGGCCAAGGCGCCCGGATTGGGCAAGAAGGGCGCGCAGAAGATCATCCTGGAACTGAAGGGCTCGATCGACCTCGACTCGATCGAGGCCGGCCCGGCGCCGGCGCGCCGCCAGGAGGGCGACCCGCATACGGCGCAGGTGGTCGAAGGCCTGATGTCGCTCGGCTGGCGCCAGCCCGACGCGCAGGCGGCCGTGGAGACGGCCTGCGCGGCCAACGGCATCACGCTGCCGCTGGCCGCCGAGGACGTGCCCCGCGCGCTCAAACTCGCCCTGGCCTCCCTCGACCGCGGAAGGTGA
- the ruvC gene encoding crossover junction endodeoxyribonuclease RuvC, with the protein MIILGVDPGLTRCGVGVIEAGAHRRLSFIHVDVVRSSPDTSQDLRLLAIYNGLAEKIERFAPDTVSIERVFAQENRNTVLGTAQAAGLAMLAAAQRGIPVALHTPTESKLAITGNGKAEKIQVERMVARILGLNEPPKPADAADALAVAICHALRPAGALQGGEREQHLTAAQRQWAEAAQRSKRRHSVDRGM; encoded by the coding sequence GTGATCATCCTTGGCGTCGACCCCGGGCTCACCCGGTGCGGGGTCGGCGTGATCGAAGCCGGCGCTCACCGCCGGCTTTCGTTTATCCACGTCGATGTGGTGCGCTCGTCGCCCGATACCTCGCAGGATCTGCGCCTGCTGGCGATCTACAACGGATTGGCCGAGAAGATCGAGCGCTTCGCGCCAGACACCGTGTCGATCGAGCGCGTGTTCGCGCAGGAGAACCGCAACACCGTGCTCGGCACCGCGCAGGCCGCCGGCCTGGCGATGCTCGCGGCCGCGCAGCGGGGCATCCCGGTGGCCCTGCACACGCCGACCGAATCGAAGCTGGCGATCACCGGCAACGGCAAGGCCGAGAAGATCCAGGTCGAGCGCATGGTCGCCCGCATCCTCGGGCTCAACGAGCCGCCGAAGCCCGCCGACGCGGCCGACGCGCTGGCCGTGGCGATCTGCCATGCCCTGCGCCCCGCCGGCGCGCTGCAGGGCGGCGAGCGCGAGCAGCACCTGACGGCGGCCCAGCGGCAGTGGGCCGAAGCAGCGCAGCGATCCAAGCGCCGGCACAGCGTCGACCGCGGCATGTAG